ACGCCCAGCAGGTCGTGCATCACCAGCACCTGGCCCGAGCAGTCGGGACCGGCGCCGATGCCGATGGTCGGCACCGCCAGCAAGTCGGTGACTTCCTTGCCCAGCGCCGCCGGCACCGCCTCGAGCAGCACCACGGCGGCGCCGGCCGCCTGCAGCGCCAGCGCGTCGTTCTTGAGGCGCTCGGCGCCTTCGCCGGTCTTGCCCTGCACCTTGAAGCCGCCCAGCTGGTGCACGAACTGCGGGGTCAGGCCGATGTGCGCGCACACCGGGATGCCGCGTTCGACCAGCAGGCGCACGGTGTCGGCCAGCCAGGCGCCGCCCTCGATCTTGACCATGTGGGCGCCGGCGCGCATCAGTTGCACCGCGCTGTCGTAGGCCTGCTGCGGGTTGCCGTAGCTGCCGAAGGGCATGTCGGCCAGCACCAGCGCATTCTTGTTGCCGCGCGCGACCGAGGCCGTGTGATAGACCATGTCGGCCACCGTCACCGGCAGGGTCGAGTCGTAGCCGGCGCACACCATGCCCAGCGAATCGCCGATCAGGAGGATCTCGACGCCGCAGCGGTCCATCAGCGAAGCGAAGCTGGCGTCGTAGCAGGTCAGCATCGCGATCTTGTCGCCGGCGGCGCGCTTGGCGAGCAGTGCGGGAACGGTCACGGCCTTCGGCAATGCCGGCACCGGCGTCGGCACCGTCGCCGCGCTGGTGGTGGCCATGTCGTTACCCTGCAAGTAAGAGCTCATACAAAAATCCTTTGGAAAACGAAAACGTCAGACCGCGTAGTGTAATGCGGCGCACGCTAACGTGCAGGAATGTCGCCGGCCGATGTTCGAGAGGAGAGCCGTGCCGATTCACCAAATGGAGTATCTCCATGGTAAGAGTCGGTATTTTTTACATAACAATATGTGCGTTGAATGGAAGACTTGAAGAATCAATGGCTTATGCTGTTGGCATGATTCTGGCTTTACGACAAATCATGGGAATAACAAAAAAGGAGATGCAAAAATAAGCCTTCTGATAATTCACAAACAGCAGCTTGGATTTAAAAATTCCTAATCCTGAAAGGACAAGCAAAATGTTGAATTTTCGTTCCACAATCAGCGCCGTCATCCTGGCAGTTCCGATGATTTTCGCCGCTGGCGCCGCCAGTGCAGCCCCTATGGTTACCGGCTCTTCGAGCGGGAACTTTTCCGATATGAGTTGTGGTGCGTTGGGTGGATGCGCTACCAATGACACTGTCAATGGAAATGATAGCCAGATGGAATGGGGTGGCTGGACCGGCATTGGCTCGACCCTGACCGCGATACGGCGTACCTGGGATTTCCCCGCTCCAGCGGGTGGCGTTGTGCTGGCCGAGCTCGCGTGGTCAAACAAGTCGACTTCGGCATTTACCACGCCGGCATTGTTTAGCGCGTTGTATAACTTGACGATCGATTTCAGCCGCCCGACTGATGTAGACGACACCGAACAATTCAACCTGGCCGTCCTCAATATCTTCAACAATACCGGTGACACCTTATTTGGCTTGCAGTTGACGGACCTGGCGAATCTTTCGTTCAACCTCGGTGATGTCGGTATCTCGAATCTGAGATACCAGCTCGCCTCCGGTCCAGGCACCTTTGAAAACAGTATCTGGTATAACCCGGAGAACCAGATCTCCACGCTCTACATCGTGGCCGATTTCACCGACAATAGCGTGGCCCAAGTGCCCGAGCCGGGCTCGTTGGCGCTGGTTGGCCTGGGCTTGCTCGGCGTCTCCATGCTGCGCCGCCGCCGCGGCTGATGCCAGCGCTTGCCGCGGTCCGGGCAAGCGACTGAGCAGCAAGAGCTTGCGCTCGTGAGGGCGCAAGCTCTTGCTGCATGAAGATGCTACGCGACGGTCTCGCCCCGGCGCTCAGGAACGAAAAATGAAGTAGACGGCGCCCACCAGGCACAGACCGGCCCAGACATAATCGAGCTTGAACGGCTCATTCATGTAGAACATCGCGAACGGCACGAACACGGTCAGCGTGATCGCCTCCTGCATGATCTTCAGCTGCGCCAGCGAAAACTGCGTATGGCCGATGCGGTTGGCCGGCACCTGCAGCAGGTACTCAAATAACGCAATGCCCCAGCTGATCAGCGCCGCTACATACCAGGCGCGGTGCTGCAGGCCCTTCAGGTGGCCATACCAGGCGAAGGTCATGAACACGTTCGACAGGATCAGGAGGCCCGTGGTCTGGGCCCAGACGGGCAGGTTCATGGCGTGTGCGTCCTCAGGCGAGCCTGGCGATGGTCTGGCCCGCCACCAGCGCCGCAAAGTTGCGCGCCGGGCCGTGGCCGGGAATGACGATGTCGGGGGCGATCTCGAGCAGCGGCTGCAGCACGAAGGCGCGTTCGTGCATGCGCGGATGCGGCACCGTCAGGGTCGGGCTGGCGATGATGTCATCCTCATACAGCAGCAGGTCGAGGTCGAGCGTACGCGGCGCGTTATGGTAGGGCCGCTCGCGGCCATGGGCCTGCTCGATGTCCTGCAGCGCCTTCAACAGGTCGTGCGGCGCCAGGGTGGTGTCGAGGCAGGCCACGGCGTTGATGTAATCGTCGCCGCTCGAATCGATCGGGGCGGTGCGGTACAGGCTCGAGGTATGC
This portion of the Telluria beijingensis genome encodes:
- the panB gene encoding 3-methyl-2-oxobutanoate hydroxymethyltransferase; protein product: MSSYLQGNDMATTSAATVPTPVPALPKAVTVPALLAKRAAGDKIAMLTCYDASFASLMDRCGVEILLIGDSLGMVCAGYDSTLPVTVADMVYHTASVARGNKNALVLADMPFGSYGNPQQAYDSAVQLMRAGAHMVKIEGGAWLADTVRLLVERGIPVCAHIGLTPQFVHQLGGFKVQGKTGEGAERLKNDALALQAAGAAVVLLEAVPAALGKEVTDLLAVPTIGIGAGPDCSGQVLVMHDLLGVFPGRKARFVKNFMDGQTSIDAAVMAYVAAVKDGSFPAPEHCF
- a CDS encoding choice-of-anchor K domain-containing protein; this translates as MLNFRSTISAVILAVPMIFAAGAASAAPMVTGSSSGNFSDMSCGALGGCATNDTVNGNDSQMEWGGWTGIGSTLTAIRRTWDFPAPAGGVVLAELAWSNKSTSAFTTPALFSALYNLTIDFSRPTDVDDTEQFNLAVLNIFNNTGDTLFGLQLTDLANLSFNLGDVGISNLRYQLASGPGTFENSIWYNPENQISTLYIVADFTDNSVAQVPEPGSLALVGLGLLGVSMLRRRRG
- a CDS encoding DMT family protein, translated to MNLPVWAQTTGLLILSNVFMTFAWYGHLKGLQHRAWYVAALISWGIALFEYLLQVPANRIGHTQFSLAQLKIMQEAITLTVFVPFAMFYMNEPFKLDYVWAGLCLVGAVYFIFRS
- the folK gene encoding 2-amino-4-hydroxy-6-hydroxymethyldihydropteridine diphosphokinase, whose amino-acid sequence is MKAWVGIGANLGDAQANVLDALARLARLDGSTLLHTSSLYRTAPIDSSGDDYINAVACLDTTLAPHDLLKALQDIEQAHGRERPYHNAPRTLDLDLLLYEDDIIASPTLTVPHPRMHERAFVLQPLLEIAPDIVIPGHGPARNFAALVAGQTIARLA